In Peromyscus eremicus chromosome 2, PerEre_H2_v1, whole genome shotgun sequence, a single genomic region encodes these proteins:
- the LOC131905091 gene encoding LOW QUALITY PROTEIN: selection and upkeep of intraepithelial T-cells protein 8-like (The sequence of the model RefSeq protein was modified relative to this genomic sequence to represent the inferred CDS: inserted 1 base in 1 codon; substituted 1 base at 1 genomic stop codon), which translates to MMKLKFSYFSGYCGYFLFLQVMMSSEKPMVTTPTRHVLARVGGQAELSCQVSPPHSVEYMEVRWFRSGRSQPVYLNRGGHGVNGEAAPEYVNRIEFVKEAIGKGRVALRIHNISVSDDGLYQCSFSDDSGFSDVASMNLSVTAVGLETQIHVQAPDAHGVMVECNSGGWFPQPQMEWRDSRGKALPPSSKSYSQDEARFFHMKMTLLTNRSQGSIICCIFNPVTGEEKQTSIILANDLFNQDGIWMNFLVSIACTMLFLFVMYFCFYKSSEHEFGWLHRCLSVLNSWPIQILSFLACAIVLFAVYLPFRIRVSLSDPQFPLYNSWINELISVIIFLLIFFVLPIIVLILIQLAHFHHIPKXERNKKNILDSKTVHEASTLHKELXGTKKSWEQEK; encoded by the exons ATGATGAAGCTTAAGTTCTCTTACTTTTCTGGATACTGTGGATACTTTCTGTTTCTGCAAGTGATGATGTCTTCAG AGAAACCGATGGTAACTACTCCCACAAGACATGTGCTAGCTAGAGTAGGAGGCCAGGCTGAGCTCAGCTGCCAGGTGTCCCCACCACACAGTGTGGAGTACATGGAGGTGCGCTGGTTCAGGAGTGGCCGTTCTCAACCTGTTTACCTGAACAGAGGTGGCCATGGAGTGAATGGAGAAGCTGCACCCGAATATGTGAATCGCATAGAGTTTGTGAAAGAAGCCATTGGGAAGGGCAGAGTGGCCCTCAGAATTCACAATATCAGCGTTTCTGATGATGGGCTTTACCAATGTTCATTTAGTGATGATAGTGGCTTCAGTGACGTGGCCAGCATGAACCTCAGTGTAACTG CAGTTGGATTGGAGACACAGATCCATGTTCAGGCTCCTGATGCTCATGGAGTCATGGTGGAGTGTAACTCAGGAGGGTGGTTCCCACAGCCCCAAATGGAGTGGAGAGACAGCAGGGGGAAAGCACTTCCACCATCATCAAAATCATATTCACAGGATGAAGCCAGATTTTTCCACATGAAGATGACTCTTCTCACAAACCGGTCACAGGGCAGTATCATATGCTGTATTTTCAACCCTGTAACAGGTGAAGAGAAGCAAACAAGTATCATCCTAGCAA ATGACCTCTTTAATCAAGACGGCATTTGGATGAATTTTTTAGTTTCCATTGCATGTACAATGCTCTTTTTATTTGTGATGTACTTCTGCTTTTACAAAAGTTCAG AGCATGAATTTGGATGGCTACATAGATGTCTCTCTGTGTTGAACTCATGGCCTATTCAAATACTGAGTTTCTTAGCCTGTGCTATAGTACTCTTTGCTGTGTATCTACCATTCCGGATCAGAG TCTCTCTTTCAGATCCTCAGTTTCCCTTATACAACTCCTGGATAAATGAATTGATATCTGTGATAATTTTCCTGCTGATATTTTTCGTCTTACCAATCATTGTTTTAATATTGATACAACTTGCACATTTCCACCACATCCCCA CGGAGAGGAACAAGAAGAATATCTTGGACAGCAAAACTgttcatgaggcctcaaccctacacaaagaactgtaggGAACAAAGAAAAGCTGGGAACAGGAGAAGTGA